From Planctomycetota bacterium:
ATCTCCGGCCTCGTGCAGAACAGCCCGCTGATGAGCTGGATGTACGACATCGTGAGCGTCCGCGGCTTCGCGGCCGGGCTCGGGGTGACCGAGCTGGTGATCGCCGCCATGATCGCGATCGGCCCCTGGTTCCGGCGTATCGGCGCTGTGGGTGCATTGCTCGCGGCAGGGATGTTCGCGACCACGCTGAGCTTCATGCTCTCGACGCCGGGTGTCTTCGAGCCCTCTCTCGGCGGATTCCCCGCTCTCTCGATCGCCCCGGGACAGTTCCTGCTCAAGGATGCTGTTCTGCTCGGTGCATCCATCTGGCTGCTCGGTAACTCCCTGAAGGCGAACCGCAAGTAAACGTGAACCGGCACCGCGTGCCACGTACAGACCAGACACTCAACCGGGACGGACGTCCCGGCCAGACGAAAGGAAAGTTCAATGTCATCGATCATCGACAACACCAACACCATGATGGAGCAGCTCAAGCAAGGGGATTTCCTCTCCGGGATGGAGCAGTTCTACGCGGACGACGCCGTGAATGAGGAAATCACCGGGGCCAAGGTGGTCGGCCGACAGGCCATCATCGAGAACGAGAAGAAGGTCCTCGAAGGTGTGCAGGCGTTCCACAGCGTCACCGTGCACAGCGTGGGCGGGCACGAGACCAGCCCCGGCAACGGCGTGACGTTCGCGGAGTACTCGATCCGCGTGGACATGAAGGATGGCTCGACCTTCAACCCCGATCAGGTGCAGGTGACGACCTGGAAGGACGGCAAAGCCAGCCATATCAAGTTCTACTACGATCCAAGCCAGATGTGAGCGCATCCCAGCCGCGCCCGGCGGACACGCCGGATTCGGCATTCGAGTTGATCTTGACCTGTTCCGTAACTCATGAGGGCACACACGATGCCGGATTCCCAACTGACCCTGTTCGGCGCGAACTGGTGCCCCGACTGTCGCAATACCAAGGTGTTTCTCGGCGAGATGGGCGTGTCCTACCAGTGGGTCGATGTCGATGCCAACCCGGACGCCAACGAGCGGATCGCCTCTCTCAACAACGGCAAGCGCGTGATCCCGACGATCGAGCTGGCCGACGGCCGGGTGATGGTCAACCCGTCGAACGCCGAACTCGCCGACGCGCTCGGCATCCAACGCCAGGCCAAGCGTGAGTTCTACGACCTCATCGTCATCGGCTCCGGTCCCGCTGGCCTGACCGCGGCGCTCTACGCA
This genomic window contains:
- a CDS encoding DUF417 family protein, which produces ISGLVQNSPLMSWMYDIVSVRGFAAGLGVTELVIAAMIAIGPWFRRIGAVGALLAAGMFATTLSFMLSTPGVFEPSLGGFPALSIAPGQFLLKDAVLLGASIWLLGNSLKANRK